A part of Saimiri boliviensis isolate mSaiBol1 chromosome 11, mSaiBol1.pri, whole genome shotgun sequence genomic DNA contains:
- the BTF3L4 gene encoding transcription factor BTF3 homolog 4 isoform X4: protein MIKDDGTVIHFNNPKVQASLSANTFAITGHAEAKPITEMLPGILSQLGADSLTSLRKLAEQFPRQVLDSKAPKPEDIDEEDDDVPDLVENFDEASKNEAN, encoded by the exons ATGATTAAAGATGATGGGACAGTTATTCATTTCAACAATCCCAAAGTCCAAGCTTCTCTTTCTGCTAACACCTTTGCAATTACTGGTCATGCAGAAGCCAAACCGATCACAGAAATGCTTCCTGGAATATTAAGTCAGCTTGGTGCTGACAGCTTAACAAGCCTTAGGAAGTTAGCTGAACAGTTTCCACGGCAAG TCTTAGACAGTAAAGCACCGAAACCAGAAGACATTGATGAGGAGGATGATGATGTTCCAG atcttGTAGAAAATTTTGATGAGGCATCAAAGAATGAAGCTAACTAA